A single genomic interval of Aegicerativicinus sediminis harbors:
- a CDS encoding ATP-dependent helicase has product MEKFLEQLNDAQLAPVLQKDGPMIVIAGAGSGKTRVLTYKIAYLMNGGVDPFNILALTFTNKAAREMKSRIATIVGESEAKNLWMGTFHSIFARILRFEADKLGYPSNFTIYDTQDSQRLISSIIKEMKLDKDVYKYKQIYSRISSYKNSLITVKAYFQNPELMEADAMAKRPKLGEIYQEYVKRCFKAGAMDFDDLLLKTNELLTRFPEVLRKYQDRFRYILVDEYQDTNHSQYLIVRALSDRFQNICVVGDDSQSIYAFRGANINNILNFQRDYGDVKVFRLEQNYRSTKTIVQAANSVIDKNQTKLDKVIWTSNEEGQKIIVNRLMNDGDEGRYVASSIFENKMQQQMKNSEFAVLYRTNAQSRAIEDALRKRNIPYRIYGGLSFYQRKEIKDVLSYLRLIINPNDEEALKRVINFPGRGIGQTTIDRITVTASAHDTTLFDVMQHTDRYQVNINAGTKRKLEEFTIMIESFQVMNNSANAFELAEHVVKSSGLLKEFNKDGTPEGITRIENIEELLNGIKDFVEGQRELADSTGSLTEFLEDVALATDLDNDKGDDDRVALMTIHLAKGLEFPIVYIVGMEEDLFPSAMSMNTRSELEEERRLFYVALTRAEKQAFLTYTLSRYRWGKLIDAEPSRFIEEIDEKFIKNITPVEDRRVNPMLSSDIFGDVPPNVIRYKKAEPRKPKPSFNPPKSLKPISKTKTSEFSNNETSVTNLNVGDVVEHMRFGKGEVLKLEGSGADQKAEINFENGGLKKLLLRFAKLEVIA; this is encoded by the coding sequence TTGGAGAAGTTTTTAGAACAACTGAATGATGCCCAATTAGCCCCTGTTTTACAGAAAGATGGGCCAATGATTGTAATTGCCGGTGCAGGTTCTGGTAAAACGCGTGTTTTAACTTATAAAATTGCTTATTTAATGAATGGGGGGGTGGACCCCTTTAATATTTTGGCATTAACTTTTACAAACAAAGCAGCGAGAGAAATGAAATCTCGAATAGCTACTATTGTTGGAGAAAGTGAAGCGAAAAACCTTTGGATGGGTACTTTTCATTCAATATTTGCTAGAATACTTAGGTTTGAGGCTGATAAACTAGGATATCCAAGCAATTTTACCATTTATGATACCCAAGATTCTCAAAGATTAATTTCTTCAATTATCAAGGAAATGAAATTGGATAAGGATGTTTATAAATATAAACAGATTTATTCTCGAATTTCCTCATATAAGAATAGCCTTATCACAGTTAAAGCCTATTTTCAGAATCCTGAATTAATGGAAGCCGATGCAATGGCTAAACGCCCTAAACTGGGTGAAATATATCAGGAATATGTAAAGCGTTGTTTTAAAGCTGGTGCGATGGATTTTGATGATCTGTTGCTAAAAACTAATGAACTATTAACAAGGTTCCCTGAAGTGCTAAGAAAATACCAGGATCGTTTTCGGTATATATTGGTAGATGAGTATCAAGATACCAATCATTCACAGTACTTGATTGTTAGGGCACTGTCGGATAGGTTTCAAAATATTTGTGTGGTTGGTGATGATTCACAAAGCATTTATGCATTTAGGGGGGCCAATATTAATAACATCTTAAATTTCCAAAGGGATTATGGGGATGTTAAGGTGTTTAGACTCGAGCAAAATTATCGTTCCACAAAAACGATTGTGCAGGCTGCCAATTCAGTCATAGATAAGAATCAGACCAAATTGGATAAGGTTATTTGGACGTCTAATGAAGAGGGACAAAAAATTATCGTTAATAGGTTGATGAATGATGGTGATGAAGGTCGATATGTTGCTAGTAGCATTTTTGAAAATAAAATGCAACAGCAAATGAAAAATAGCGAGTTTGCGGTTCTATATCGAACGAATGCGCAGTCTAGAGCTATTGAGGATGCTTTGAGAAAACGGAATATTCCTTATAGAATTTATGGAGGGCTTTCCTTTTATCAAAGGAAGGAAATAAAAGATGTGCTATCTTATTTAAGATTAATCATAAATCCAAATGATGAAGAGGCTTTAAAACGAGTAATTAATTTTCCTGGAAGGGGAATTGGCCAAACTACCATAGATCGTATTACCGTAACTGCAAGCGCACATGATACTACTTTGTTCGATGTAATGCAGCATACCGATAGATATCAAGTTAATATCAATGCTGGTACAAAACGTAAACTTGAGGAGTTTACAATAATGATTGAAAGCTTCCAGGTTATGAATAATAGCGCCAATGCTTTTGAATTAGCTGAACATGTTGTTAAGTCAAGTGGTTTGTTAAAAGAATTCAATAAAGATGGTACACCAGAAGGAATTACGCGGATTGAAAATATTGAGGAGTTATTGAATGGTATTAAGGATTTTGTTGAAGGACAAAGAGAATTAGCAGATTCTACAGGATCTTTAACTGAATTTTTGGAAGATGTTGCCTTGGCAACCGATTTAGATAATGATAAAGGTGATGACGACCGAGTTGCACTTATGACCATTCATTTGGCAAAGGGTTTAGAATTTCCAATAGTTTATATAGTTGGGATGGAGGAGGATTTGTTTCCATCAGCTATGAGTATGAATACCAGAAGCGAATTGGAGGAGGAGCGTAGGTTATTTTATGTGGCTTTGACAAGAGCTGAAAAGCAAGCTTTCCTGACCTATACCTTGTCTCGTTACAGATGGGGTAAACTTATAGATGCTGAACCGTCCAGATTTATTGAGGAAATAGATGAAAAGTTTATTAAAAATATAACACCGGTTGAGGACAGGAGAGTTAATCCAATGCTCAGTTCAGATATTTTTGGTGATGTTCCACCAAATGTTATCCGTTACAAAAAAGCGGAACCTCGTAAACCTAAACCTAGTTTTAACCCGCCAAAATCTCTCAAGCCAATAAGTAAAACTAAAACCTCTGAATTTTCAAATAATGAAACTTCAGTAACGAATTTGAATGTTGGTGATGTTGTGGAACATATGCGTTTTGGAAAAGGGGAGGTGCTTAAATTGGAGGGTTCGGGAGCCGACCAAAAAGCTGAGATTAATTTTGAAAACGGTGGTTTGAAAAAACTATTGTTAAGGTTTGCAAAGTTGGAGGTTATCGCTTAA
- a CDS encoding L-threonylcarbamoyladenylate synthase, translating to MAELIRIYEENPHPRAVKKVVDVLKAGGLIIYPTDTVYGLGCDITNHSALEKVALIKGVKLEKANFSFVCYDLSNLSDYVKQIDTATFKILKRSLPGPYTFVLPGSRNLPSSFKKKKTVGIRIPNNNIALEIVKQLGNPIISTSIYDEDEILEYTTDPELIYEKWENLVDIVVDGGYGGNQPSTIIDLSEGEPLVVREGKGSLDIF from the coding sequence ATGGCTGAATTAATAAGAATTTACGAAGAAAACCCTCACCCCAGGGCTGTTAAAAAAGTTGTGGATGTGCTAAAAGCAGGTGGTTTAATTATCTATCCAACCGACACTGTTTATGGGTTAGGTTGTGATATTACAAACCATTCCGCCCTCGAAAAAGTTGCACTTATTAAGGGAGTAAAACTTGAAAAAGCAAACTTTTCTTTTGTTTGTTATGATTTAAGTAATCTCAGCGATTATGTAAAACAAATAGACACAGCCACTTTTAAAATATTAAAAAGGAGCCTTCCTGGTCCATATACATTTGTTTTACCAGGTTCCCGCAATCTTCCAAGTTCATTTAAAAAAAAGAAAACCGTTGGTATAAGAATTCCAAATAACAATATTGCACTTGAAATAGTTAAGCAATTAGGGAACCCAATTATTTCTACTTCTATTTATGATGAAGACGAGATTTTGGAATATACTACCGATCCCGAGCTGATTTATGAAAAATGGGAAAACCTTGTTGATATAGTTGTAGATGGTGGTTATGGAGGAAATCAACCTTCTACGATTATAGATTTATCTGAAGGTGAGCCGCTTGTAGTTAGGGAAGGGAAGGGTAGTCTTGATATTTTTTAA
- a CDS encoding OmpA/MotB family protein, with product MKKLMVMSVSALLVLSSCVSKKQYAELEAKQKETQDLLNTATVKLNSCLSDKAAADARVAAMQEQVADLRKSNDNLQVLSAKGASNVEKTLESLKEKDLKITRLQDALTKKDSVTLAIVTSLKKAVGINDPDIEINVEKGVVFISIADKLLFQSGSYNVSTRAKEILDKVATVVKSKPNFECMVEAHTDNVPYQKGVLLDNWDLSVKRATSVVRVLEDLGVNSAQLVAAGRSYYVPLVDNNTAENRAKNRRTRIVVMPKIDQFYEMVEEEMKNLSAESN from the coding sequence ATGAAGAAATTAATGGTGATGAGTGTTTCGGCTTTACTTGTTCTTTCAAGTTGTGTGTCGAAGAAACAATATGCAGAATTAGAGGCTAAACAAAAGGAAACTCAAGATCTTTTGAATACGGCTACAGTGAAATTGAACAGCTGCTTGTCTGACAAAGCTGCTGCTGATGCAAGAGTTGCGGCTATGCAGGAACAAGTAGCGGACCTGAGAAAGAGTAATGACAATCTACAAGTTTTATCAGCGAAAGGAGCGTCTAATGTGGAAAAAACTTTGGAGAGCCTAAAAGAAAAAGACTTAAAAATTACTCGATTACAAGATGCTTTAACAAAAAAGGATAGTGTTACATTGGCCATTGTTACTAGCTTGAAGAAAGCCGTTGGTATTAATGATCCAGATATCGAAATAAATGTTGAAAAAGGTGTTGTGTTTATTTCAATTGCAGATAAATTGTTATTCCAAAGCGGAAGCTACAATGTTAGCACAAGAGCAAAAGAAATATTAGACAAAGTTGCTACAGTTGTTAAAAGCAAACCTAACTTCGAGTGTATGGTTGAAGCACATACCGACAATGTTCCTTACCAAAAAGGTGTATTGTTAGACAACTGGGATCTTTCAGTTAAACGCGCAACTTCTGTTGTTAGAGTTTTAGAGGATCTTGGTGTAAACTCTGCTCAATTGGTTGCTGCAGGAAGAAGTTACTATGTTCCATTAGTAGACAACAATACTGCTGAGAATAGAGCTAAAAACAGACGTACCAGAATCGTGGTTATGCCAAAAATTGACCAGTTCTACGAAATGGTTGAGGAAGAAATGAAAAACTTATCAGCTGAATCTAACTAA
- a CDS encoding glycosyltransferase family 2 protein, with protein sequence MDLNKIAVVILNYNGAHLLKEYLPTVIKYSKEANIYVIDNASTDQSIEYLQMVPEVKTIKLSSNLGYAGGYNEGLKSVKEPFLCLLNSDVKVTENWLKPILDEFGSKTDISIIQPKILDLKNPEFFEYAGAAGGYIDKFGYPYCRGRVFDTVEKDNNQYDDRQVIFWASGACLFIKNEVFKSLGGFDDRFFAHMEEIDLCWRAFNKNHKAIYLSNSVIFHLGGGTLTYHTANKTFLNFRNSLYTITKNVGKGYFNILMSRLILDGVAAAKFLFQLKPNHTLAILKAHLSFYSHYKDFRKSSNWTSSKTNYYDTKSVVWSYFIRGCKKFDCL encoded by the coding sequence GTGGATTTGAATAAGATTGCAGTTGTTATTCTAAATTACAATGGCGCGCATCTCCTAAAAGAATATTTGCCTACCGTAATTAAATATTCCAAGGAGGCTAATATTTATGTCATCGATAATGCTTCAACGGACCAATCAATAGAGTATTTACAGATGGTTCCTGAGGTAAAAACTATTAAACTTTCCTCTAACCTAGGTTATGCTGGCGGTTATAATGAAGGTTTAAAAAGCGTAAAGGAACCTTTTTTGTGTCTCTTGAATAGTGATGTAAAGGTTACAGAGAATTGGCTGAAACCAATACTTGATGAATTTGGGAGTAAAACTGATATTAGTATAATTCAGCCTAAAATCCTTGATTTGAAAAATCCCGAGTTTTTTGAATATGCAGGAGCTGCAGGTGGATATATCGACAAATTTGGATATCCTTATTGTAGAGGTAGAGTTTTTGATACTGTTGAAAAAGATAATAACCAATATGATGATAGGCAGGTAATATTTTGGGCATCTGGAGCATGCCTATTTATAAAAAATGAGGTTTTTAAATCCTTAGGAGGTTTTGATGATCGCTTTTTTGCCCACATGGAAGAAATAGATTTATGTTGGAGAGCTTTTAATAAGAATCACAAGGCAATCTACCTTTCGAATTCTGTGATATTCCATTTGGGAGGAGGTACCTTAACTTACCATACTGCCAACAAAACATTTCTAAATTTTAGAAATAGTCTTTATACCATCACAAAAAATGTGGGTAAGGGATATTTTAATATTCTTATGTCTAGACTTATACTAGACGGTGTTGCAGCAGCGAAATTTCTTTTTCAATTAAAACCAAACCATACCCTGGCAATTTTAAAAGCCCATCTTTCATTCTACAGCCACTACAAAGATTTCAGAAAGTCCTCAAATTGGACTTCATCAAAAACCAATTACTATGATACAAAATCTGTGGTATGGTCTTATTTTATTAGAGGTTGCAAAAAATTTGACTGTTTATAA
- a CDS encoding type I restriction enzyme HsdR N-terminal domain-containing protein: protein MENNTGIFDQVRKKFVLIQPEEWVRQHCIKYLVENKGFPISLMNVEKSFKVSGLTKRYDLVSFKPDGSVFLNVECKAPNINITQDTFDQIARYNLTLKSDYLMVTNGLQHYICKLDLENETYHFLKDVPNYPDINE from the coding sequence ATGGAAAATAATACGGGCATTTTTGATCAGGTGCGCAAAAAATTTGTGCTAATACAGCCTGAAGAATGGGTAAGACAGCATTGCATTAAATATTTAGTTGAGAATAAAGGATTTCCAATTTCTCTGATGAATGTTGAAAAATCATTTAAAGTTTCAGGATTAACAAAACGCTATGATCTTGTTTCATTTAAACCTGACGGCTCTGTATTTCTTAACGTTGAATGTAAAGCTCCCAATATTAATATAACCCAAGACACTTTCGACCAAATTGCGAGATACAACTTAACATTAAAATCAGATTATTTGATGGTTACAAATGGCCTGCAACATTATATATGCAAATTAGACTTAGAAAATGAAACCTATCATTTTTTAAAGGATGTACCTAACTACCCAGATATTAATGAGTAA
- the holA gene encoding DNA polymerase III subunit delta produces MLDQVKEIINDINAKKFQPIYFLMGEEPYYIDRISEYIEDNVLSEEEKGFNQVVLYGRDVTMDDIVGQAKRYPMMAEKQVVVVKEAQDLSRTIDKLEAYANNPQPSTVLVLNYKYKKIDKRKSLYKSLKKNALVFESSKLYENQVADWIRRVMAGDGYNISFKACQMLVEFLGNDLGKINNELNKLKIVLPSETEITPDHIEENIGISKDYNNFELIKAIGERDQLKAYRIIAYFGDNPKDNPMVVTIALLYNFFRLVLILHGLADKSPRNVASALKVNPYFANDYITAARNYSMKKVSAIISELRSADLKGKGVGSRAIPQKDLLKELMVAIFS; encoded by the coding sequence ATGTTAGATCAGGTTAAAGAAATTATTAACGACATAAATGCTAAAAAATTCCAACCCATATATTTTTTGATGGGCGAGGAACCGTATTACATCGATCGGATTTCTGAATATATTGAAGATAACGTATTAAGTGAAGAAGAAAAGGGCTTTAACCAAGTGGTCTTATACGGTAGGGATGTTACAATGGATGATATTGTTGGCCAAGCAAAGCGTTACCCCATGATGGCAGAAAAACAAGTTGTTGTGGTTAAAGAGGCACAAGACCTTAGCAGGACAATAGATAAGTTAGAAGCCTATGCGAACAATCCCCAACCTTCAACAGTCCTTGTTTTAAATTATAAGTATAAGAAAATAGACAAAAGAAAAAGTCTTTATAAATCCTTGAAGAAGAACGCATTGGTTTTTGAGAGTTCCAAACTTTATGAAAACCAAGTGGCAGATTGGATTAGGAGAGTTATGGCGGGAGATGGCTATAATATAAGTTTTAAGGCTTGCCAAATGCTTGTAGAATTTCTCGGCAATGACTTAGGCAAAATTAATAATGAATTAAACAAACTTAAAATTGTTTTACCGTCTGAAACGGAGATAACTCCCGACCATATTGAGGAAAATATAGGTATTAGTAAAGATTACAATAACTTTGAGTTAATTAAAGCTATTGGAGAAAGAGATCAATTAAAGGCATATAGAATAATAGCATATTTTGGGGATAACCCTAAGGATAATCCAATGGTTGTTACAATTGCCCTGCTTTATAACTTTTTTAGATTGGTTTTAATATTGCATGGACTTGCCGACAAATCTCCCCGAAATGTTGCGTCTGCCCTGAAAGTAAATCCATATTTCGCCAATGATTATATTACGGCTGCCCGCAATTACTCCATGAAAAAAGTAAGTGCTATTATTTCTGAGCTCCGATCTGCAGATTTAAAGGGAAAAGGTGTTGGTTCTAGAGCCATTCCTCAAAAGGATTTGTTAAAGGAATTAATGGTTGCCATATTTTCCTGA
- a CDS encoding type 1 glutamine amidotransferase domain-containing protein, which yields MENLGRKRVAILATNGFEESELSEPKKALEKANAEVHIVSLDSNPIKGWKDGNWSNTYNVDKTIEEVSQKDYNALVLPGGVYNPDILRRNEKAVNFVRSFFENHKPVAAICHGPWLLAEAGVLKGRKITSFNSIKTDMVNAGANWVDEEVVVDAGLVTSRSPKDLPAFNSKLVEEVYEGKHEEQMA from the coding sequence ATGGAAAATTTAGGTAGAAAACGTGTTGCAATCTTAGCAACCAACGGATTTGAGGAAAGTGAACTGAGTGAACCTAAAAAGGCATTGGAAAAAGCAAATGCTGAAGTTCATATAGTGTCATTAGATTCCAATCCTATTAAAGGATGGAAAGACGGTAATTGGAGTAATACGTATAATGTAGACAAAACAATTGAAGAAGTATCGCAGAAAGATTATAATGCTCTGGTTCTACCAGGTGGAGTTTATAATCCAGATATTTTAAGAAGAAATGAAAAGGCTGTTAATTTCGTTCGTTCCTTTTTTGAAAATCATAAGCCTGTAGCTGCCATTTGCCATGGACCATGGTTATTGGCTGAGGCAGGGGTGCTAAAAGGGCGAAAAATTACATCATTCAATTCAATAAAAACTGATATGGTAAATGCTGGAGCAAACTGGGTAGATGAGGAAGTTGTAGTTGACGCAGGATTGGTTACCAGTAGGTCTCCAAAAGATTTACCAGCCTTCAATAGTAAGTTGGTTGAAGAAGTTTATGAAGGAAAACATGAGGAGCAAATGGCGTAA
- a CDS encoding DoxX family protein — protein sequence MGTIKSLNKWANAHTYYPLDVIRVALGVFLFVKGIHFLSNSQMLLDLFTPIQNMAGGMIILHYLAPAHFIGGILIAFGLLTRWAIIAQLPILIGAILINFVGDMHTSNLVMASITFIVCLFFLFYGSGKHSADYYFKMQK from the coding sequence ATGGGAACGATTAAATCACTTAATAAGTGGGCTAATGCGCATACGTATTACCCATTGGATGTAATTAGGGTGGCACTGGGTGTTTTTCTTTTTGTTAAAGGGATTCATTTTTTAAGTAACTCTCAGATGTTGTTGGATCTTTTTACACCAATTCAGAACATGGCGGGCGGGATGATAATACTTCACTATCTGGCCCCAGCACATTTTATAGGAGGCATTCTAATAGCCTTTGGATTATTGACAAGATGGGCAATTATTGCTCAGCTTCCAATTTTAATTGGAGCTATCCTTATCAATTTTGTTGGAGATATGCATACCAGTAACTTGGTAATGGCCTCCATTACATTTATAGTTTGTCTGTTTTTCCTTTTTTATGGATCTGGGAAACATTCGGCTGACTATTATTTTAAAATGCAGAAATAA
- a CDS encoding DUF202 domain-containing protein: protein MEKMNEELITRDWLAIERTKLANERTFLAYFRTFFVFLGTGLTILKIELFYELKSFGLLLLISSPILLLIGIYRLFKVKKLIQQYYSK, encoded by the coding sequence ATGGAAAAAATGAATGAAGAATTAATAACTCGAGATTGGTTAGCCATTGAGAGAACTAAGTTGGCTAATGAAAGAACTTTTTTGGCGTATTTCAGAACGTTTTTTGTATTTCTTGGAACTGGTCTCACAATTCTGAAAATTGAATTGTTTTATGAATTAAAATCTTTTGGTCTTTTACTTTTAATATCAAGCCCGATCTTACTCTTAATTGGAATTTATCGACTTTTTAAGGTGAAAAAGCTTATCCAACAATACTATTCAAAATGA
- a CDS encoding DoxX family protein, with protein MIKNGLSIGLLILRISISVGMLTHGIPKTKYLFNDPSQFSDPLGFGGTLSLILVLTAEIVGPIFVIIGYKTRLATIPPIITMLVAFILVHSDDDFGRREKAFLYAIGFITILLTGAGKYAIDKWKK; from the coding sequence ATGATTAAAAATGGTTTAAGCATCGGTTTATTAATTTTAAGAATTAGTATTTCCGTCGGCATGCTGACACATGGCATTCCTAAAACAAAGTATCTGTTTAATGATCCGTCTCAATTCTCTGATCCTCTAGGTTTTGGGGGAACTCTATCTTTAATATTGGTTCTCACAGCTGAAATTGTAGGACCAATTTTTGTAATTATTGGTTACAAAACCCGACTTGCCACAATACCTCCCATCATAACCATGTTAGTGGCATTTATTTTGGTCCATTCCGATGATGATTTTGGTAGGCGAGAAAAAGCATTTTTATATGCTATAGGCTTTATAACAATATTATTAACTGGCGCAGGTAAATACGCTATAGATAAATGGAAAAAATGA
- a CDS encoding alpha-ketoacid dehydrogenase subunit alpha/beta: protein MTFEDFKTEILKDYRTAVISRECSLLGRREVLTGKAKFGIFGGGKELPQLAMAKAFKDGDFRAGYYRDQTFMMAIEEFTIEMFFAGLYAHTDIEKDPMSAGRQMGGHFTTHSLDQNGHWKNLTKQKNSSSDISPTAAQMPRLVGLAEASKIYRNLKDIDATKFSKNGNEVAWGTIGNASTSEGLFFEAINAAGVLQIPMVISVWDDGYGISVPSKYQTTKESISEVLKGFQRDEDHKGFEILTVKGWDYPALIETYQYAGRIAREEHVPVLIHVEELTQPQGHSTSGSHERYKSPDRLEWEKEFDCIAKMRQWMISNNISTEESLAELERSLKRRVRDGKKAAWEAYQEPILAERDELLQILDKLIEKSDNSPFIQKLHKDLAIIKEPIRKDVISTARKALRYVIGETFAAKEELQNWINNFFKEIQPKYSSLLYSASDKNVFHVKEVPPVYEPDAGEVDGRIILRENFDAIFATHPEALIFGEDTGNIGDVNQGLEGLQEKYGELRIGDTGIREATIIGQGIGLALRGLRPIAEIQYLDYILYAVQTLSDDLATLHYRTFGKQKAPLIIRTRGHRLEGIWHSGSQMGALIHLLRGINILVPRNMTKAAGFYNTLMESDEPALVVECLNGYRLKEKLPKNIGKFKTPIGVVETIKEGSMITLVSYGATLRLVEQAAKELLEVGIDAEVIDVQSLVPLDVNQDLVKSVAKTNRLMVIDEDVPGGATAYIMDEIINKQGGFQYLDSPPKTLTGKEHRPAYGSDGDYFSKPSTEDIFESVYNLMHEVNPEEFPKLR from the coding sequence ATGACTTTTGAAGACTTTAAGACCGAAATCTTAAAGGATTACAGAACAGCCGTAATAAGTAGAGAATGTAGTCTATTAGGTCGAAGAGAGGTACTCACAGGAAAAGCAAAATTCGGAATATTTGGAGGAGGAAAAGAGTTGCCTCAATTGGCAATGGCCAAAGCATTTAAGGATGGTGATTTCCGTGCCGGCTATTATCGCGACCAGACCTTTATGATGGCGATAGAAGAATTTACGATTGAAATGTTTTTTGCGGGTCTTTACGCCCACACAGACATAGAAAAGGATCCTATGTCAGCAGGCCGACAAATGGGAGGCCATTTTACTACTCATAGCCTAGATCAAAACGGACATTGGAAAAACTTAACAAAACAAAAGAACTCTAGTTCAGACATCTCTCCTACTGCGGCGCAAATGCCCAGATTGGTAGGTTTAGCTGAGGCATCGAAGATCTATAGAAATCTAAAAGATATTGATGCAACCAAGTTCTCTAAAAATGGTAACGAGGTTGCCTGGGGCACCATCGGAAATGCAAGCACAAGTGAAGGATTATTTTTTGAAGCGATAAATGCTGCAGGTGTTTTACAAATACCAATGGTGATAAGTGTTTGGGATGATGGATATGGTATATCTGTTCCCTCGAAATACCAAACGACAAAAGAAAGTATTTCGGAAGTTTTAAAAGGTTTTCAGAGAGATGAAGACCATAAAGGCTTTGAAATTTTAACGGTTAAAGGATGGGATTATCCGGCCTTGATAGAAACTTACCAATACGCAGGCCGGATCGCCAGAGAAGAACATGTGCCTGTTTTAATCCATGTAGAAGAATTAACCCAACCACAAGGGCATTCTACTTCAGGTTCTCACGAGCGTTATAAGAGCCCAGATAGGTTAGAGTGGGAAAAGGAGTTCGATTGCATTGCCAAGATGCGGCAGTGGATGATTTCTAATAATATTAGCACTGAAGAAAGTTTAGCTGAATTAGAGCGGTCCCTGAAACGAAGGGTTCGTGATGGCAAAAAGGCGGCTTGGGAAGCCTACCAAGAGCCAATACTCGCTGAGCGGGATGAACTTTTACAAATCTTAGATAAGCTAATAGAAAAAAGTGACAATTCGCCCTTTATTCAAAAACTACATAAGGACTTAGCAATTATAAAAGAACCTATCCGAAAAGATGTTATATCAACCGCCAGGAAAGCTTTGCGGTATGTGATAGGGGAAACATTTGCAGCAAAAGAGGAGCTTCAAAATTGGATTAATAATTTCTTCAAAGAAATTCAACCAAAATACAGCTCTTTATTGTATAGTGCTTCTGATAAAAATGTATTTCATGTAAAAGAGGTTCCGCCAGTATATGAACCTGATGCAGGTGAGGTAGATGGCAGGATTATATTACGTGAAAATTTTGACGCCATATTTGCAACACATCCTGAAGCCTTAATTTTTGGTGAGGATACAGGTAATATTGGGGATGTTAACCAAGGACTTGAAGGTTTACAAGAAAAGTATGGAGAACTAAGAATTGGTGACACGGGAATAAGGGAAGCTACCATTATTGGACAAGGCATTGGATTGGCATTAAGAGGTTTACGACCTATAGCTGAAATTCAATATTTAGATTATATACTTTATGCGGTTCAAACCTTAAGTGATGATCTCGCTACTTTACATTATCGAACTTTCGGGAAACAAAAGGCACCATTAATTATACGAACTCGTGGCCATCGATTAGAAGGTATTTGGCATTCTGGTTCCCAAATGGGAGCATTAATTCACTTATTAAGAGGGATAAACATACTTGTACCTAGAAATATGACCAAAGCAGCAGGTTTTTATAATACCCTGATGGAAAGTGATGAACCCGCATTGGTTGTGGAATGTTTAAATGGCTACAGGTTGAAAGAAAAACTTCCTAAAAACATTGGGAAATTTAAAACTCCAATTGGTGTAGTTGAAACAATTAAGGAGGGCAGTATGATAACTTTAGTTTCATATGGAGCTACCCTAAGATTAGTTGAACAAGCCGCAAAAGAACTTTTAGAAGTAGGTATTGATGCAGAGGTGATTGATGTACAATCCTTGGTTCCATTAGACGTGAATCAGGATTTGGTTAAAAGTGTTGCCAAAACTAATCGTTTGATGGTTATTGATGAGGATGTACCCGGAGGGGCCACAGCCTATATAATGGATGAAATTATTAACAAACAAGGAGGTTTTCAATACCTAGATAGCCCGCCTAAAACATTAACAGGAAAGGAACATAGACCAGCTTACGGATCTGATGGTGATTATTTTTCCAAACCTTCAACTGAGGATATTTTTGAGTCGGTTTATAATTTAATGCATGAAGTAAATCCGGAAGAATTTCCAAAACTCCGTTAA